A genomic region of Miscanthus floridulus cultivar M001 chromosome 3, ASM1932011v1, whole genome shotgun sequence contains the following coding sequences:
- the LOC136543631 gene encoding probable non-specific lipid-transfer protein 1 produces MAPPRSKPAIIIACVLLSFLAAAAFAPPAAAAAPDEATCAPSLQRLLSCLDFIEHRSDEIPTPCCIQVKRTVAEQPCCLMHVVRGNAARLIGPEYDNTRAVVNVTAKCLGDASVLMSITRNCSGKPLPPLTPEFTFTTAAVPPPSSSSGEQQIDL; encoded by the exons ATGGCGCCGCCGCGGTCCAAGCCGGCCATCATCATCGCCTGtgtcctcctctccttcctcgccGCCGCAGCGTTCGCCccacccgcggcggcggcggcgcctgacGAGGCGACGTGCGCGCCGTCGCTGCAGCGGCTGCTGTCGTGCCTGGACTTCATTGAGCACCGGTCGGACGAGATCCCGACGCCGTGCTGCATCCAGGTGAAGCGCACGGTGGCGGAGCAGCCGTGCTGCCTCATGCACGTCGTGCGCGGCAACGCCGCCAGGCTCATCGGCCCCGAGTACGACAACACCCGCGCCGTGGTCAACGTCACCGCCAAGTGCCTCGGCGACGCCTCCGTCCTCATGTCCATCACCCGCAACTGCTCAG GCAAGCCGCTCCCGCCGCTGACGCCTGAGTTTACGTTTACTACTGCCGCGGtgccgccgccatcgtcgtcgtcaGGTGAGCAACAGATTGATCTGTGA
- the LOC136543630 gene encoding uncharacterized protein, giving the protein MAASLQALACATLLLVVPHACMAASNKTTLQDSCESYAGGDRSSFDYDYCVWTLQRADKEGAATADALGLATIAARFARATASATRAKIAALLRNETLPRTRRDSLAACASEYAAAVRRLGHAVSAARSSGGKNLQRAQTLLAEATGAPARCQAAFAAARQDSPLADGDFGLDDQIELAIAILPLPRPSPPAGRM; this is encoded by the coding sequence ATGGCGGCCTCTCTACAAGCTCTCGCCTGCGCCACGCTCCTACTCGTCGTCCCGCACGCGTGCATGGCGGCCTCCAATAAAACGACGCTGCAGGATAGTTGCGAGAGCTACGCCGGCGGCGACCGGAGCAGCTTCGACTACGACTACTGCGTCTGGACACTGCAGCGCGCGGACAAGGagggcgccgccaccgccgacgCGCTGGGCCTGGCCACAATCGCGGCGAGGTTCGCCAGGGCGACGGCCAGCGCCACGCGGGCCAAGATCGCCGCGCTGCTGCGCAACGAGACGCTCCCACGCACGCGGCGCGACTCCCTGGCGGCCTGCGCCAGCGAGTACGCCGCCGCAGTGCGCCGGCTCGGGCACGCCGTGTCGGCCGCGCGGTCGTCTGGCGGGAAGAACCTACAGCGCGCGCAGACGCTGCTCGCGGAGGCCACGGGCGCCCCCGCACGCTGTCAGGCCGCGTTCGCGGCTGCACGACAGGACTCGCCGCTGGCTGACGGGGACTTCGGGCTTGACGACCAGATCGAGTTGGCGATCGCCATCTTGCCGTTGCCGCGGCCGTCGCCGCCGGCAGGTAGGATGTGA